One genomic segment of Carassius auratus strain Wakin chromosome 29, ASM336829v1, whole genome shotgun sequence includes these proteins:
- the LOC113048165 gene encoding PDZ domain-containing RING finger protein 4-like translates to MGCNLCTLQKREEHYKLLYEIAQVNGREFSKSGHEGAVEAMRKDPIVVQVLGPSSRNPNSLQEVCVVDVCTQTDITFEHIMALAKMRPTTPPVPDICPFLLSDSCHSIQTMEHEYFDCPEYVASTQAEVDRAVEFECEEVELCRMNSQEKLGLTLCYRTDDEDDIGIFVGQVELNSIAARDGRIREGDRILQINGHDVQNREEAVALLSNENSRSIVLLVTRPEGQMDGSWLDEDHQDFLEELKMEILEEQKEEGILQTAGCVKRSKRYEDASGSTDTATCSSTILEKDSGVKCSFEESSECESLFPPQTWTQKQFRDRWEAGSHLVPMDTVSLNRQEKGQEGRLSENGVECDHFQQLLELKCQIRNGGECGLVYRRSSTIECSLTEQGGSGVARELHMLNEELRSIERECQSIMQAHQLRRSKHDSPRMDKENRLRRGKLADITEYPERLQSEKLRDKDSSSAYNTAESSRSTPLGTECSPDHSLQRRVHMTNQRNLQSTQQLQTPYSSPILSLPSQSSPTCSRAHTYTSSTPPLQTPITSPGSQGPSQAFSSSLEQSPSNPSESDPALPADDERCEKERNRNRVAAAHHYHSPYHSNTTTQPPSTRHYQSYLQLLQQHSSSSLEYSQSQLSLLSLRGRAGPTPPGRLEWKVKVRADGTRYVARRPARDRILRERALRIREERSGGMTTDDDAVSELKMGRYWSKEERKQQLARAREQRRRREFMQRSRLECLRETMGTASGEVSILELSHKKMLKKRNKKILDNWMTIQELMSHGARAPEGTKVHNAFLSVTTV, encoded by the exons GTGAATGGGCGTGAATTTTCCAAGTCTGGACATGAGGGAGCAGTGGAGGCCATGCGCAAGGATCCCATTGTGGTGCAGGTGTTGGGGCCCTCGTCCCGGAACCCAAACAGCCTACAGGAAGTGTGTGTGGTGGATGTGTGCACTCAGACAGACATCACATTTGAGCACATCATGGCTCTGGCTAAGATGAGACCCACCACCCCACCAGTGCCAGACATCTGCCCCTTCCTGCTGTCGGACAG ttGTCATTCCATTCAGACCATGGAGCATGAATATTTTGATTGTCCAGAATATGTGGCCAGCACTCAGGCAGAGGTGGACAGGGCAGTTGAATTTGAGTGTGAG GAGGTTGAACTCTGTCGAATGAACAGCCAGGAAAAGCTGGGTCTTACTCTCTGTTACCGGACTGATGATGAGGACGATATAGGCATTTTTGTTGGTCAG GTCGAGCTCAACAGCATAGCTGCGAGGGATGGACGCATCAGAGAGGGAGACAGAATTTTACAG ATAAATGGTCATGATGTGCAGAACAGGGAAGAGGCTGTCGCTCTCCTCTCAAATGAAAATTCCAGATCCATAGTGTTGCTTGTCACCAGACCTGAAGGACAG ATGGATGGAAGCTGGCTCGATGAGGACCATCAAGATTTCCTAGAGGAGCTGAAGATGGAGATTTTAGAAGAACAGAAAGAGGAGGGAATTCTTCAAACAGCAGGTTGTGTAAAGCGG TCTAAAAGATATGAGGATGCCTCAGGAAGTACTGATACAGCTACATGTTCCTCAACCATTCTGGAGAAGGACAGTGGTGTAAAATGCAGCTTTGAGGAAAGCTCTGAATGTGAATCGCTCTTTCCTCCCCAAACATGGACTCAAAAACAATTTCGGGATAGGTGGGAAGCGGGCTCTCATTTGGTTCCTATGGACACTGTTAGCTTAAACAGGCAGGAGAAGGGTCAGGAGGGGAGGTTGAGCGAGAATGGGGTGGAGTGTGACCATTTTCAGCAACTCTTGGAGCTCAAGTGCCAGATCcgtaatggtggagaatgcgggttGGTCTACAGGCGAAGCAGTACTATCGAGTGCAGCCTGACGGAGCAGGGTGGAAGCGGAGTGGCACGGGAGCTGCACATGCTCAACGAAGAGCTGCGTAGCATTGAACGTGAGTGCCAGAGCATCATGCAAGCCCACCAGCTGCGCAGGAGCAAGCACGACTCTCCTCGAATGGATAAAGAAAATCGACTGCGTCGTGGCAAGCTTGCGGATATTACTGAGTATCCTGAGAGACTACAAAGTGAGAAGCTCAGAGATAAAGACAGCTCTAGTGCCTACAATACGGCTGAAAGTTCCCGTTCAACTCCACTGGGAACCGAATGTTCACCAGATCACTCTCTACAGCGTCGGGTCCATATGACCAACCAGAGGAACCTTCAGAGTACCCAACAATTGCAGACTCCCTACAGTAGTCCCATCTTGTCATTACCCAGCCAAAGTAGCCCTACTTGCAGTCGTGCCCATACGTACACCAGCTCCACACCACCCTTACAGACCCCCATCACCAGTCCTGGTTCACAAGGACCCAGTCaggccttctccagcagcttgGAGCAAAGCCCCAGCAACCCTTCGGAGTCAGATCCAGCGCTTCCAGCTGATGATGAGCGctgtgaaaaagaaagaaaccggAATAGGGTTGCAGCTGCTCATCACTACCATTCGCCCTACCACAGCAACACCACAACCCAGCCTCCCAGCACAAGACACTACCAGAGTTACCTACAGCTCCTACAACAGCATTCCTCTTCCTCTCTTGAGTACTCCCAGAGCCAGCTTAGCCTCCTCAGCCTTCGTGGACGGGCTGGACCCACGCCACCTGGCAGGCTTGAATGGAAGGTCAAAGTGCGAGCAGACGGAACCAGGTATGTGGCACGTCGGCCCGCAAGAGATCGCATCCTGCGCGAACGAGCCTTACGGATCCGAGAGGAACGCAGCGGTGGGATGACTACAGATGACGACGCAGTCAGCGAGTTGAAAATGGGTCGATACTGGAGTAAAGAAGAACGCAAGCAGCAGCTAGCACGGGCCAGAGAACAGCGGCGCAGGAGAGAGTTCATGCAGAGGAGCCGGCTTGAGTGCCTCAGAGAGACCATGGGGACGGCAAGTGGAGAGGTCAGCATCCTGGAGCTCAGTCATAAGAAGATGCTGAAGAAGCGAAACAAGAAGATCCTTGACAACTGGATGACCATTCAAGAGCTCATGAGTCATGGAGCACGAGCCCCCGAGGGTACCAAAGTTCACAACGCCTTCCTTTCTGTCACCACAGTATAG